A portion of the Pseudomonas synxantha BG33R genome contains these proteins:
- a CDS encoding SPOR domain-containing protein: MTSLHADEAFLGHYHLSHDPFAPRVPGFKFFPAQRKPVLGQLHHLARYSQLLLVVTGPLGSGKTLLRQALVASTNKQSVQSVVVSARGAGDAAGVLRQVAQALDVSNAEPNAILKQVVQLGLTGQEVYLLVDDAEQLDESALEALLALAAGTPEGRPHVFLFGESSLIADLEQISGEQELFHVIELQPYEEEETREYLAQRLEGAGAGIELFSAAQISDIHESSDGWPGNINQVARDAMIEAMIASRSAVKRPKMGFTMPKKHVLAISAVVVVAVAAAWLIPGRNKAPTTTGAPTEQAQLPLGKPTPNVEFANSGQPTNLPMVGQPVMRGPLAEEAGGISEGDDGVPVEGSSATPPTVTTTAPPAGVPAGTPATPVAPAAPVAPVAKPTPAPTVATAKPAAPVAKPAPAPAAKPAEKPAATVAKAGAAGSSWYSSQPTGNFVVQILGTSSEANAQAFVKEQGGQYRYFKKVLNGKPLYVITYGSFPSRAAADSAIKALPAKVQAGKPWPRTVASVQQELAATR; the protein is encoded by the coding sequence ATGACTAGTTTGCATGCCGACGAGGCGTTCCTCGGCCATTATCACTTGAGCCATGACCCTTTTGCTCCACGGGTGCCTGGTTTCAAATTCTTCCCTGCCCAGCGCAAGCCGGTATTGGGGCAACTGCATCATCTGGCGCGCTACAGCCAGTTGCTGCTGGTGGTCACGGGACCGTTGGGCAGTGGCAAGACCTTGCTGCGCCAGGCGCTGGTCGCCAGCACCAACAAGCAATCGGTGCAGAGCGTGGTGGTATCGGCACGTGGCGCCGGTGACGCAGCGGGTGTACTGCGCCAGGTTGCACAGGCCCTGGACGTATCCAACGCCGAGCCGAACGCGATTCTCAAACAGGTGGTGCAACTGGGCCTGACCGGCCAGGAAGTCTACCTGCTGGTCGACGACGCCGAGCAGCTTGACGAATCCGCGCTGGAAGCGCTGTTGGCACTGGCCGCGGGCACGCCGGAAGGCCGCCCGCATGTGTTCCTGTTTGGCGAATCGTCGTTGATCGCCGATCTGGAGCAGATCAGCGGTGAGCAAGAGCTGTTCCACGTCATCGAATTGCAGCCGTACGAAGAGGAAGAAACCCGCGAATACCTGGCTCAGCGCCTTGAAGGTGCAGGGGCAGGTATCGAACTTTTCTCCGCTGCGCAGATCTCTGATATTCACGAAAGCTCCGATGGCTGGCCTGGAAACATCAACCAGGTTGCCCGCGATGCGATGATCGAAGCCATGATTGCCAGCCGCTCTGCGGTCAAGCGTCCAAAGATGGGGTTCACTATGCCTAAGAAGCACGTATTGGCTATTTCCGCCGTTGTCGTGGTCGCTGTAGCCGCCGCCTGGTTGATCCCGGGTCGCAACAAGGCACCGACAACAACCGGCGCGCCAACTGAGCAGGCGCAGTTGCCACTGGGCAAGCCCACGCCAAATGTCGAATTCGCCAACTCCGGCCAACCGACCAACCTGCCGATGGTCGGCCAGCCTGTAATGCGCGGCCCGCTGGCTGAAGAAGCCGGTGGCATCTCCGAAGGCGACGACGGCGTGCCGGTGGAAGGCTCCAGCGCCACGCCGCCGACCGTGACCACCACCGCGCCACCAGCGGGCGTACCGGCCGGCACGCCAGCAACCCCAGTAGCGCCTGCCGCACCGGTTGCGCCAGTTGCCAAGCCGACCCCGGCGCCGACAGTAGCGACAGCCAAGCCCGCAGCACCAGTTGCCAAGCCGGCACCGGCACCCGCGGCCAAGCCTGCTGAGAAACCTGCCGCTACCGTGGCCAAGGCCGGCGCCGCTGGCAGCAGCTGGTACAGCAGCCAGCCTACCGGCAATTTCGTAGTGCAGATCCTTGGCACCAGCTCCGAAGCCAACGCCCAGGCGTTCGTCAAGGAGCAGGGCGGCCAGTACCGTTATTTCAAGAAAGTGCTCAACGGCAAGCCTCTCTACGTGATCACCTACGGCAGTTTCCCAAGCCGCGCCGCAGCCGATTCTGCCATCAAGGCCTTGCCAGCGAAGGTTCAGGCTGGTAAACCTTGGCCTCGCACTGTTGCCAGCGTTCAACAAGAACTGGCAGCAACTCGCTGA